In Desulfomonile tiedjei DSM 6799, a genomic segment contains:
- a CDS encoding CoA-transferase, with amino-acid sequence MQTNIGLCETMTCGERPVGTGKMMSAREAVALYIKEGSHIGFGGFSLCRNAMSISHEIIRQGVGNLHISSVNPAYGVDILIGSGLVTEVESGCLNMERLGLPRNFCRAVEKGQVKSEDYEHLGMTMRYLAGALGIGFIPTKAELGSDIAGKWNISDKKLKLGTCPFTNEKYVLLPACTPDVAVIFVTRADECGNAQIEGSAFADEYIAKSAKHVIVVAEEIVDSDTIRRCPSETLIPAYRVNALVHEPWGAYPTALPGKYDYDYEELNRYQQAARDAATFRDYLDKYVYGTSCFSEYLDLTLTPSRMQQIKNDPRLGYSREIAEIVTVGAKKRELPSNGYTRNEMMIVAAAREIRDGEIAIIGTGLPMAATSLAMHTYAPGLTYVVETGIGDMSPLHACLSVADTRLLGAAKPAYVRNTMEALGFLVQRGLADVGFLGGAQIDKYGNLNATSAGDYNSPKKRFPGSGGANPIASCSKRVLIIIRHEKRRFIERVDYITSPGFLDGYQTRWESGLRGGGPDKVITDLGIMDFEPETKRMRVISLHPGVTREQIQDATGFELLFAPDIKQTPQPSEQELSVLRAKIGPVYLVGD; translated from the coding sequence ATGCAGACCAATATTGGGCTTTGTGAGACGATGACATGCGGTGAGAGGCCCGTCGGTACCGGCAAGATGATGTCCGCCCGGGAAGCGGTGGCTCTCTATATAAAGGAGGGATCTCACATAGGATTCGGCGGTTTTTCCCTGTGTCGAAACGCTATGTCGATCTCTCATGAGATTATCCGGCAGGGTGTCGGAAATCTTCATATTTCCAGTGTGAACCCGGCATACGGCGTAGACATTCTGATCGGATCCGGCCTTGTGACCGAGGTAGAATCGGGCTGTCTTAACATGGAGCGACTCGGGTTGCCTCGTAACTTCTGCAGGGCCGTTGAAAAGGGCCAAGTAAAGTCGGAAGACTATGAGCACCTGGGGATGACCATGCGTTATCTGGCCGGTGCGCTTGGAATCGGCTTCATTCCCACCAAAGCAGAGCTGGGATCCGACATCGCGGGCAAGTGGAACATTTCGGATAAGAAACTGAAACTCGGCACCTGCCCTTTTACGAACGAAAAATATGTGCTGCTACCGGCCTGTACCCCTGATGTAGCTGTTATATTCGTCACAAGGGCTGATGAATGCGGGAATGCTCAAATAGAGGGATCTGCATTCGCGGACGAATATATTGCGAAATCGGCGAAACACGTGATTGTAGTCGCCGAAGAAATCGTCGATTCGGACACTATTCGGAGATGCCCTTCGGAAACCCTCATTCCGGCGTACCGGGTGAATGCTCTGGTCCATGAACCCTGGGGAGCTTACCCTACTGCCTTGCCGGGAAAATATGATTACGACTATGAAGAGCTAAATCGTTATCAACAAGCAGCGCGAGATGCAGCGACTTTTCGAGATTACCTGGACAAGTACGTATATGGCACAAGCTGTTTTTCGGAATACCTGGATCTCACGTTGACTCCTTCCAGGATGCAGCAAATCAAGAACGATCCAAGGCTCGGCTATTCGAGAGAGATTGCGGAAATCGTGACAGTAGGCGCCAAGAAACGCGAACTCCCATCGAACGGCTACACCCGGAACGAAATGATGATCGTAGCTGCAGCACGGGAAATAAGAGACGGCGAAATAGCGATTATCGGGACCGGACTGCCTATGGCGGCCACTTCTTTAGCCATGCACACCTACGCCCCTGGGCTGACGTATGTCGTGGAAACCGGTATAGGCGATATGTCCCCCCTCCACGCCTGCTTATCGGTTGCGGATACGAGACTTCTCGGAGCAGCAAAACCGGCGTACGTGCGGAACACCATGGAAGCATTGGGCTTTCTGGTGCAAAGGGGGCTTGCCGACGTGGGCTTCCTCGGCGGAGCACAGATCGACAAATACGGCAATCTCAATGCAACATCTGCAGGAGATTATAACAGTCCCAAGAAACGCTTCCCCGGCAGCGGCGGAGCGAATCCGATCGCATCATGTTCCAAACGTGTGTTGATTATTATTCGGCACGAGAAACGAAGGTTTATCGAACGTGTCGACTATATCACCAGTCCCGGATTTCTTGACGGATATCAGACACGATGGGAATCGGGACTTCGTGGAGGAGGTCCGGACAAAGTCATTACCGACCTGGGTATCATGGACTTCGAACCCGAAACCAAGCGGATGCGTGTTATTTCTTTGCATCCTGGAGTGACAAGAGAGCAGATACAGGATGCTACCGGCTTCGAGCTGCTCTTTGCACCTGACATAAAGCAAACTCCTCAGCCCTCCGAACAAGAGTTATCGGTTCTCAGGGCGAAAATTGGACCGGTCTATCTGGTCGGCGATTAG
- a CDS encoding 2-oxoacid:acceptor oxidoreductase family protein encodes MKDRLEIVASGFGGQGVVRLGQTIGEAAVKQGLRVTMLKSHGTEMRGGYVRSQVVLSEKQIDSPMCENPDVFLALSSAAYNRFKDTVPANGIIIYDPAFVDNVDTSLPCKQVPVPAKEIAMEHFNRPIFSNAVALGAMAKLLQEALDKETVLDSFLEVIPKYKAENRKAFEYGFEYS; translated from the coding sequence ATGAAAGACAGACTGGAAATAGTTGCGAGCGGCTTCGGAGGTCAGGGTGTAGTCCGACTCGGCCAAACGATTGGCGAAGCCGCGGTCAAGCAGGGCTTGAGAGTCACCATGCTCAAGAGTCACGGGACGGAAATGCGTGGCGGTTACGTGCGAAGCCAGGTGGTTCTCTCTGAAAAACAGATCGACAGCCCCATGTGCGAGAACCCTGACGTGTTCCTCGCCCTCTCAAGCGCAGCATATAATCGCTTCAAAGACACGGTTCCCGCGAATGGCATCATTATCTACGACCCGGCATTCGTGGACAACGTCGACACTTCTCTTCCCTGTAAACAGGTTCCCGTACCCGCAAAAGAGATTGCGATGGAACACTTTAACAGGCCGATTTTTTCCAATGCCGTTGCATTGGGAGCAATGGCCAAACTTTTGCAAGAAGCGTTGGACAAGGAAACGGTCCTGGATAGTTTCCTTGAGGTTATTCCCAAGTACAAGGCCGAAAACAGGAAAGCTTTTGAATATGGCTTTGAATATTCCTGA
- a CDS encoding thiamine pyrophosphate-dependent enzyme gives MAHLSSALVEDYLRTRKIPSTACSGCGLGINHKVVIQAISELGLKTSDIIWGTAIGCAGRQTFGTWKGDGFAGTHGRVYAIARGLRIALPPEKKIVLTVGDGDAFGIGLLHLIHAARSNAGITVIVMDNLGYQSTGGQFGFTTPQGAKTDSSPYGMFEHNLMSEGLDVMDILKSAGATFLARHTATDALSAVESVKKALSNNGFSLVHMPYPCPTNFASRHLGSRSAVNIFRWMQEHSAPRGQEKPDTIWSNGVYYDARGSRPEMSEHVWESVGKIRRTGAL, from the coding sequence ATGGCACATCTGTCCAGCGCTCTTGTAGAAGACTATCTGAGGACCAGAAAAATACCCAGCACTGCCTGTTCGGGCTGCGGCCTGGGAATCAATCACAAAGTAGTCATTCAGGCAATTTCCGAACTCGGTTTGAAAACATCCGACATCATCTGGGGTACGGCTATTGGCTGCGCAGGCCGCCAAACCTTCGGAACCTGGAAAGGAGACGGTTTTGCCGGTACACACGGTCGGGTGTACGCGATCGCTCGCGGGCTTCGTATCGCGCTGCCCCCCGAAAAGAAGATTGTCTTGACCGTGGGTGACGGCGATGCATTCGGAATCGGGTTATTGCACCTTATCCATGCAGCCAGATCGAACGCGGGCATAACCGTAATCGTTATGGACAACCTGGGCTATCAGTCGACAGGCGGTCAGTTCGGATTCACCACACCTCAGGGAGCAAAAACCGACTCGAGCCCGTACGGGATGTTCGAGCATAACCTCATGAGTGAGGGATTGGATGTCATGGACATCCTGAAAAGTGCCGGAGCCACCTTCCTGGCTCGTCACACGGCAACGGATGCATTGTCGGCCGTAGAGAGCGTAAAGAAGGCGCTATCCAATAACGGATTTTCGTTGGTTCATATGCCGTATCCTTGTCCGACCAATTTTGCATCGCGCCATCTCGGCAGTCGCAGTGCGGTGAACATTTTTCGTTGGATGCAGGAACACTCTGCCCCGCGAGGACAGGAAAAGCCGGACACTATATGGTCAAACGGCGTGTACTACGATGCCCGCGGTTCGAGACCCGAGATGTCCGAGCATGTCTGGGAATCGGTAGGCAAGATAAGGAGGACGGGCGCGCTATGA
- a CDS encoding 2-oxoglutarate ferredoxin oxidoreductase subunit alpha — MKRFLETGNFAITEGAILAGCRFFCGYPITPATELAEAMSMRLPQVGGVYLQAEDECAAMHLCIGASLGGMKSMTATSGPGFILYADPYGWALGCETPMVVMNSGRVGPVSGITGAPGQGEFYLTRYPTQGGNFETITLAPNSAQECMKIIVEAFYLSERLRMPVTVLGDQLLTDGMEDISVPENDGEMKEMGFRVWPRSYHKGPDFYPSIDSLDIPPVQMGYNTGALCSDWTPTVEGYDIEEVEEHHRHAYRLIYKVRNNRNLFSELYEKKFMDDDPDLVVVSFGTPSRVVNTAVDRARSQGLKVGALRLINLWPFPDELFTRKTKYLSVELNWDGQLVREIQRAVPKDATVNFLGTCGDLPTIPDLIENFEKILKNQPLERKGWVLEAW, encoded by the coding sequence ATGAAAAGATTTTTAGAAACAGGAAACTTTGCGATTACTGAAGGAGCCATACTGGCCGGGTGCAGGTTTTTCTGCGGTTATCCCATAACTCCTGCGACGGAGCTGGCTGAAGCCATGAGCATGAGGCTGCCTCAGGTCGGCGGTGTTTATCTCCAGGCGGAAGATGAATGCGCAGCCATGCATCTGTGCATAGGAGCTTCGTTGGGAGGGATGAAATCCATGACCGCCACATCCGGCCCGGGGTTCATTCTGTATGCGGACCCCTACGGCTGGGCACTTGGCTGCGAGACCCCCATGGTGGTGATGAATTCCGGCCGCGTCGGGCCGGTCTCAGGGATCACGGGCGCTCCGGGACAAGGGGAATTCTATCTCACCCGTTATCCTACCCAGGGAGGAAACTTCGAGACCATCACACTTGCTCCCAATTCCGCCCAGGAGTGCATGAAGATCATTGTAGAGGCATTTTACCTATCGGAACGCCTAAGAATGCCGGTGACCGTGCTCGGCGATCAACTGCTTACGGACGGCATGGAAGATATCAGCGTACCGGAAAACGATGGAGAGATGAAGGAAATGGGCTTTCGCGTATGGCCCCGTTCGTACCATAAGGGTCCGGACTTCTATCCTTCAATCGATTCCTTGGACATTCCTCCGGTTCAGATGGGGTACAACACAGGGGCGCTCTGTTCCGACTGGACTCCTACTGTTGAAGGGTACGACATCGAAGAAGTCGAAGAGCATCATCGACATGCATATCGGCTTATCTACAAGGTAAGAAATAACCGGAACCTCTTCTCTGAACTATACGAGAAGAAATTTATGGACGACGATCCCGATCTGGTGGTCGTATCCTTTGGGACTCCTTCCAGAGTGGTGAATACGGCCGTAGACCGTGCACGATCTCAGGGACTCAAAGTCGGAGCATTGCGACTTATCAATTTGTGGCCTTTCCCGGATGAACTCTTCACGCGAAAAACAAAATATCTCTCCGTGGAGTTGAATTGGGACGGTCAATTGGTGAGAGAAATCCAACGTGCGGTGCCCAAGGATGCAACCGTCAACTTTCTCGGTACGTGCGGGGATCTGCCGACCATACCGGACTTGATCGAAAACTTTGAGAAAATTTTGAAAAACCAACCCCTTGAACGCAAGGGCTGGGTACTGGAGGCATGGTGA
- a CDS encoding FAD-dependent oxidoreductase: MTDNRVLREDFIVPRCTKSCPAGVDVPRYIRAIRMGKFDEALAVIRERIPFPVVCADACFAPCEDACAYRQFGDPIAIRALKRAAVDKAGDSWKKNQTKNPPTTKKVAVIGAGPAGLTAAYYLARAGHSVTLMDEFPRPGGMMRYAIPKYRLPEERLERDIREIMELGVEFKGNTLLGRDVSLSSLGQDFDAVCITVGAAAGTRIPLEGAEKRSFYWGLEFLKDTALGKPVDLGKKVVVIGGGNVAIDVALTAKRLGAEEVTIFCLESREEMPAHPWEIALAEEEGVFINNSWAPKKVLGDDKVAGLGLRRCVSVFDNACNFNPVYDDEITHRISADSIVAAIGQVPDLAFLKSCPDIQTSGNRVGVKEDLSTGTKGIFAAGDVVTGPSSIINSISQGRSLAESIDKFLGGSGDISETLAEPETEVILSDQLPISARQEIRHLKGWQRLGNFDQVEIGLNDSQIAQEASRCLECDARKFEVTVNTANCKECGYCAEVCSMQVFGPAANFNARGYRPMETKSSDWCIGCLKCFFCCPDFAIDVRERTA; encoded by the coding sequence ATGACTGATAATCGAGTTCTCAGAGAGGACTTCATCGTGCCTCGCTGCACAAAGTCTTGCCCGGCTGGAGTGGATGTCCCGCGTTATATTCGCGCTATCCGTATGGGCAAGTTTGATGAGGCACTGGCAGTTATACGGGAACGTATTCCATTCCCCGTAGTGTGCGCGGACGCATGCTTTGCCCCATGCGAAGATGCGTGTGCGTACCGTCAGTTCGGGGACCCCATTGCAATTAGGGCTTTGAAAAGGGCCGCTGTCGATAAGGCGGGCGATTCATGGAAGAAAAACCAAACGAAAAACCCTCCCACCACGAAGAAGGTTGCGGTGATCGGAGCAGGTCCCGCCGGACTTACTGCTGCATACTATCTTGCCAGGGCAGGACACAGCGTCACATTAATGGACGAGTTTCCCAGGCCCGGCGGTATGATGAGGTATGCGATCCCCAAATACCGACTTCCAGAAGAGCGACTTGAGCGCGACATCCGAGAGATCATGGAACTCGGTGTGGAATTCAAGGGCAATACGCTCCTTGGCCGTGACGTCAGCCTGAGCAGCCTCGGCCAGGATTTCGATGCAGTCTGCATTACCGTAGGTGCAGCCGCCGGAACACGGATTCCCCTTGAAGGTGCAGAAAAACGCAGCTTTTATTGGGGACTGGAATTCCTCAAAGATACGGCTCTGGGTAAGCCCGTGGATCTCGGTAAAAAAGTGGTAGTCATTGGAGGAGGTAACGTTGCAATCGACGTTGCACTCACTGCAAAGAGACTTGGAGCCGAAGAAGTAACGATTTTCTGTCTTGAATCCAGAGAGGAAATGCCTGCTCACCCCTGGGAAATAGCCCTTGCCGAAGAGGAGGGCGTTTTCATCAACAACTCGTGGGCCCCAAAGAAGGTGCTTGGAGATGACAAGGTTGCAGGGCTGGGCCTGAGACGTTGCGTGTCCGTTTTCGATAATGCCTGCAATTTCAACCCTGTGTACGACGATGAGATTACTCATCGCATTTCCGCAGACAGCATTGTCGCCGCAATCGGACAGGTGCCGGATCTTGCTTTTCTCAAATCCTGTCCCGACATCCAGACTTCAGGAAACAGAGTCGGCGTCAAAGAGGACCTGTCCACCGGTACGAAGGGCATTTTTGCAGCAGGCGACGTAGTGACCGGCCCGTCTTCTATCATCAATTCCATTTCACAGGGTCGAAGCCTGGCGGAATCCATTGACAAATTTCTCGGAGGATCCGGAGACATTTCGGAAACCCTGGCCGAACCCGAAACTGAAGTCATTCTCTCCGACCAACTACCTATCAGTGCCCGGCAGGAGATACGTCATCTCAAAGGATGGCAACGACTTGGAAATTTCGATCAAGTCGAAATAGGGTTAAACGATTCTCAAATAGCGCAAGAAGCTTCTCGATGCCTCGAGTGCGATGCTCGCAAATTTGAAGTTACTGTCAATACAGCGAACTGCAAAGAGTGTGGGTACTGCGCTGAAGTGTGTTCAATGCAAGTGTTCGGTCCGGCAGCGAATTTCAATGCACGAGGCTACAGACCTATGGAGACGAAATCTTCCGACTGGTGCATAGGGTGCCTGAAATGCTTCTTCTGCTGCCCGGATTTTGCCATCGACGTTCGCGAAAGAACGGCGTGA
- a CDS encoding GntR family transcriptional regulator: MELSVKPITQPARLAELAYSSLKDFILSSDLEQDQKLDERALAEQLGISRTPLREALHRLSLEGFVRIEPRKGIFINYRPKEEIVEILYVRAALESMAARLACKYITPKNVRDLRTTFQQFDPDTVEQHTADFALANVVFHEKVLDLSRSSKLIEFAANIRDQIRLVRIFTIRAGGRARNALLEHLSIIESLEQRNPDLSASRMREHILGLARHVEEGARFPWEKQK; encoded by the coding sequence ATGGAACTCTCCGTTAAACCCATCACACAACCCGCCAGACTGGCGGAGCTTGCATACAGTTCACTCAAGGATTTTATCCTGTCCAGCGACCTGGAACAGGATCAGAAGCTCGATGAACGAGCCCTTGCCGAGCAGCTTGGCATCAGTAGAACCCCTTTAAGGGAAGCGCTGCATCGTCTCTCTCTTGAAGGCTTTGTACGAATCGAACCCCGAAAAGGGATTTTCATCAATTACCGTCCAAAGGAAGAAATTGTCGAGATTCTCTATGTTAGGGCCGCACTGGAAAGCATGGCCGCTCGCCTGGCCTGCAAATACATCACTCCGAAGAACGTCCGAGACCTCCGGACCACCTTTCAGCAATTCGATCCTGATACCGTAGAACAACATACCGCTGATTTCGCCCTCGCAAATGTGGTGTTTCACGAAAAAGTCCTGGACTTGAGCCGCAGTTCCAAGCTGATTGAATTCGCCGCAAACATTCGGGACCAGATTCGACTCGTTCGTATTTTCACGATCCGTGCAGGCGGCAGAGCCCGCAATGCACTTCTTGAGCATCTCTCGATCATAGAGTCCCTGGAGCAGCGTAACCCCGATCTCTCCGCAAGCCGCATGCGAGAGCATATTCTCGGTCTTGCTCGTCATGTGGAAGAAGGGGCACGATTTCCATGGGAGAAGCAAAAATAG
- a CDS encoding AAA family ATPase, with protein MFLSRLNVSGFKSYTEPVVVDFDEKISVIIGSNGVGKSNALDAIAWALGEDDLTRLRCGDRKDLLFSGSEITPPVEEARVELTFSGNGTEILASRALTTSGKEEFLVQNESLGSASDYRATLANLGLGYARRNIVRQERLTDFFFKAAPDRRRYILRYVTADTEFDRINTLFQEYLDALIPGSYGRIFLDEIGEDADVEVTFPKKGAKRGVLLSGGERASTALALKLALFSMAPGPMYMLDEVEPSLDWTHNHNMQELLKKLAEHRQLIIVTHFQSTIRMARTVHGVRIRPDGSSWLKFHFVMDERLFKIYKCC; from the coding sequence ATGTTCCTGAGTCGACTCAACGTCAGTGGCTTCAAATCATATACGGAACCTGTTGTCGTAGATTTTGATGAAAAAATTTCTGTGATAATAGGCAGTAACGGTGTGGGAAAGAGCAATGCCTTGGACGCGATCGCATGGGCGCTGGGTGAAGACGACTTAACGAGATTGCGTTGTGGCGATAGAAAGGATCTGCTGTTCTCCGGCTCTGAGATAACGCCTCCAGTGGAAGAGGCCAGGGTAGAACTGACTTTTTCCGGTAATGGAACCGAAATTCTGGCATCTCGAGCTCTAACGACTTCGGGGAAGGAAGAGTTTCTGGTTCAGAATGAGTCCTTGGGCAGTGCGAGCGATTACCGGGCTACGCTGGCGAACCTCGGCCTCGGTTACGCCAGACGCAATATTGTCAGACAAGAGCGGTTGACGGATTTTTTCTTCAAAGCCGCCCCCGACCGAAGAAGATATATACTCCGTTACGTAACAGCCGATACGGAATTTGATCGAATAAATACTCTTTTCCAGGAATATCTCGATGCTCTTATACCAGGATCGTACGGACGCATTTTCCTCGATGAAATCGGAGAAGATGCAGACGTTGAAGTTACTTTCCCGAAAAAAGGAGCCAAGCGCGGAGTACTACTCTCCGGCGGCGAAAGGGCATCAACTGCGCTTGCCCTGAAACTGGCCCTTTTTAGCATGGCACCCGGCCCCATGTACATGCTCGATGAAGTGGAACCTTCTCTGGATTGGACGCACAACCACAATATGCAGGAGTTACTCAAGAAACTGGCGGAGCATCGGCAGCTTATCATTGTCACCCATTTCCAGAGTACCATCAGAATGGCAAGAACAGTGCACGGAGTGCGCATCAGGCCGGATGGATCGAGTTGGCTCAAATTCCATTTTGTTATGGATGAGCGACTCTTCAAAATCTATAAATGCTGTTGA